In Terriglobus sp. TAA 43, a single window of DNA contains:
- a CDS encoding folylpolyglutamate synthase/dihydrofolate synthase family protein — protein sequence MQYEEAVSKLYTLSGELAPAAPGVPRRKFELAHMRILAEALCNPQNRYPSVLIAGTNGKGSTAATLASILSVSGYRTGLYTSPHLLRPNERIQISGATPGENSLTDISDDTFAEAFAKVETTAAQLVSDGKLPHAPSFFEVMTAMAFVAFANAGIDIAVLEVGLGGRLDATNIVEPVLSVITDISLDHTEWLGNTLTEIAREKAGILRPKGLLVTLPQHPEANAAIGEVAMALDVTGVNAAAYLPDRITGDVSYPVSIQGEGITVASPLPGDHQRRNVALAIAVAEHLITQQQLTGLTPQSIERGIRLTSWPGRLESVTIPGTQITLLMDVAHNPAGAWTLRSHLSRQIDGDQLPAPRTLVFSALKDKSIREMAQILFPLFDGPDDRILLAPIHSPRAASAEALSEVAAELDTAAEVCTSVADAMDKATDRVGSVIISGSVYLVAEAKTWLKERRG from the coding sequence ATGCAGTACGAAGAAGCAGTTAGTAAGCTGTACACCCTGAGCGGCGAGCTTGCTCCTGCCGCGCCTGGCGTTCCGCGCCGCAAATTCGAGCTTGCTCACATGCGCATACTTGCGGAAGCCTTGTGCAATCCGCAGAACCGTTATCCCTCTGTCCTCATCGCAGGGACCAACGGCAAGGGTTCAACGGCCGCAACACTCGCCAGCATCCTCAGCGTCTCCGGCTACCGTACCGGCTTGTACACCTCACCACACCTGCTGCGCCCCAACGAGCGCATCCAGATCAGCGGCGCAACTCCGGGCGAGAACTCGCTCACGGACATCAGCGACGACACCTTCGCCGAAGCCTTCGCAAAAGTAGAAACGACAGCAGCCCAACTCGTAAGCGACGGCAAACTACCGCACGCACCCAGCTTCTTCGAAGTCATGACCGCGATGGCATTCGTCGCCTTCGCCAACGCAGGAATCGATATCGCGGTCCTTGAAGTAGGACTAGGCGGTCGCCTCGACGCCACCAATATCGTGGAACCAGTACTCTCCGTCATCACGGACATCTCTCTGGACCACACGGAATGGCTCGGCAACACGCTGACCGAGATCGCCCGCGAGAAGGCCGGCATCCTACGCCCAAAGGGACTGCTGGTAACCCTGCCACAGCACCCCGAGGCCAACGCCGCCATCGGCGAAGTAGCCATGGCGCTCGACGTAACCGGGGTAAACGCCGCCGCATACCTGCCGGATCGGATCACCGGTGACGTCTCCTACCCGGTATCAATCCAGGGAGAGGGCATCACGGTAGCCAGCCCCCTGCCGGGGGACCACCAGCGTCGCAACGTCGCCCTGGCAATCGCAGTAGCCGAACACCTCATTACACAACAACAACTTACAGGACTTACGCCGCAGTCCATCGAACGTGGCATTCGGCTGACAAGTTGGCCGGGAAGACTCGAATCCGTCACCATCCCGGGAACGCAGATCACACTCCTGATGGATGTAGCGCACAACCCCGCCGGGGCATGGACACTACGCAGCCACCTCTCCCGCCAGATAGACGGTGACCAACTACCCGCACCGCGCACACTCGTCTTCTCCGCTTTAAAAGACAAGTCCATCCGCGAAATGGCGCAGATCCTGTTTCCGCTCTTTGACGGTCCTGACGACCGCATCCTGCTGGCCCCCATCCATAGCCCACGTGCCGCAAGCGCCGAAGCCCTCTCTGAAGTGGCTGCGGAGCTGGATACCGCCGCCGAAGTGTGCACATCCGTGGCCGACGCCATGGACAAGGCCACCGACCGCGTAGGAAGTGTAATCATTTCAGGTTCGGTATACCTGGTGGCCGAAGCCAAGACATGGCTGAAGGAGCGACGCGGATGA
- a CDS encoding 1-acyl-sn-glycerol-3-phosphate acyltransferase translates to MKRLLPWASYLIFIPLILFITVACGSLSLLVSLWDKSGRQQHAIAQLWAKLMLGIALSPMKVVNPQNLRLGRAAVFASNHLSYMDTPALFGSLPFQFRILANHYLFKIPFIGWHLTRSGQVPIDQSSMRSQVAGLMRGVATLKSGMPLLIFPDGGRSSDGHIRQFLQGAAFMAIKAQVPLVPLALVGTYELLPMHTYHLAPRPLMLVACDPIETTGMNTKNAEALTQQLMDAIAAEYYRHSQLTQPDSVPENQAKIPSSQL, encoded by the coding sequence ATGAAACGGCTGCTGCCCTGGGCTTCGTACCTGATCTTCATTCCTCTGATTCTGTTCATTACGGTCGCCTGCGGTTCACTTTCACTGCTGGTCTCTCTATGGGATAAGTCTGGTCGGCAGCAACACGCCATTGCCCAGCTCTGGGCAAAACTGATGCTCGGAATCGCCCTCTCTCCAATGAAGGTGGTGAACCCGCAAAATCTCCGCCTGGGACGCGCCGCCGTATTCGCCAGCAACCACCTCAGCTATATGGATACGCCCGCGCTGTTTGGGTCGCTCCCTTTCCAGTTCCGCATTCTGGCGAACCATTACCTGTTCAAGATTCCTTTCATTGGCTGGCACCTCACCCGCTCCGGCCAAGTGCCCATTGACCAGTCCAGTATGCGTTCGCAGGTCGCAGGTCTGATGCGTGGCGTGGCAACCCTTAAATCTGGGATGCCTCTATTAATTTTCCCCGACGGTGGACGCTCCTCCGACGGCCACATCCGCCAATTCCTCCAGGGTGCCGCCTTCATGGCCATCAAGGCACAGGTCCCCCTAGTACCACTGGCCCTTGTAGGAACCTACGAACTCCTGCCGATGCACACCTACCATCTAGCCCCGCGGCCTCTAATGCTAGTAGCTTGCGATCCCATCGAGACCACCGGCATGAACACCAAGAACGCGGAAGCCTTGACGCAGCAGCTGATGGACGCCATCGCCGCGGAGTATTACCGTCATTCACAACTCACGCAGCCGGACTCTGTCCCGGAAAATCAGGCGAAGATTCCCAGTAGCCAGCTCTAA
- a CDS encoding 5'-3' exonuclease H3TH domain-containing protein: protein MEVHLIDGTYELFRHFYAWPSMRDADGNEVGAVKGVLASILAMVKEGATHIGVATDHVIESFRNDLWPGYKTGEGIDPDLWQQFPLLEEALQAMGIVTWAMTNEEADDALASAAHIAALDPRVTRVLICTPDKDLSQCVQGTRVVQMDRRKREIRDEAGVIAKFGVPPASIPDYLALVGDAADGYPGLRGWGAKGTAAVLAKFGHLEAIPKDIADWQLAIANPRGMNETLRTNWDNAILFRTLARLKTDLPLFTNVDELHWTGPTPAFEAIGTRLDKAKVTKSPKQR from the coding sequence ATGGAAGTCCATCTCATCGACGGCACGTACGAACTCTTCCGCCACTTCTACGCATGGCCCTCCATGCGCGATGCCGACGGCAACGAAGTCGGTGCAGTGAAGGGTGTACTCGCATCCATCCTCGCCATGGTGAAAGAAGGAGCCACACACATCGGCGTAGCCACCGATCACGTCATCGAATCCTTCCGCAACGATCTATGGCCCGGCTACAAAACCGGCGAAGGCATCGATCCCGATCTGTGGCAACAATTTCCGTTACTCGAAGAAGCGCTGCAGGCGATGGGCATCGTCACCTGGGCCATGACGAATGAAGAGGCAGACGACGCACTCGCCTCCGCAGCCCACATCGCTGCACTCGATCCGCGCGTCACACGCGTGCTCATCTGCACACCAGACAAAGACCTCTCACAATGCGTGCAGGGCACACGCGTAGTGCAGATGGATCGCCGCAAACGCGAAATCCGCGACGAAGCAGGAGTCATCGCAAAGTTCGGAGTCCCACCTGCCTCGATCCCCGACTATCTGGCCCTCGTAGGCGACGCCGCAGACGGCTATCCCGGCCTGCGCGGATGGGGAGCCAAAGGCACCGCCGCTGTCCTCGCAAAATTCGGCCACCTCGAAGCCATCCCCAAAGACATCGCAGACTGGCAACTCGCCATCGCCAACCCACGCGGCATGAACGAGACCCTGCGCACCAACTGGGACAACGCCATCCTCTTCCGCACCCTGGCCCGACTCAAAACCGACCTGCCCCTCTTCACCAACGTCGACGAACTCCACTGGACCGGCCCCACACCCGCCTTCGAAGCCATAGGAACCCGCCTCGACAAGGCCAAAGTCACCAAATCCCCAAAGCAACGGTAA
- a CDS encoding DUF1254 domain-containing protein, whose product MQRASRWLTVGVALMALTFTGCEKPKSDTTPAQDAAGPYAFERGFATQDAATKAYDDNDLNRAVEAYKFFYPTVSGHAIFVGNLKLGIVPNKVFGTLDTKPKHVGYTLNSDTPYAPALIDLSNGPMVIELPPGPLICIAMDVNQLWIADLGIPGPAHGQGDKVVFLPPGYKDAVPAGYRVANSPSNMMLVGIRSLPVGGDVAGAIALIKTTKVHPLKPTPGWPELQWLDLTPMPQDTTPLAWEGNIQYWQQLYEVINSEVPNQRFHFWYGQLAALGIEKGKPFQPDARMTSILEKAAKIANGQMRVESFNDRRPDRVVWPDRKWEWAALRYEDGDFNTATYNDLVARDKWFYQAIGASHAMFRRDPMAGSLYWLGARDSDGNTLDGGKSYKLSVPQPVPGKLFWSVTVYDTDTRSQVATDQGKAALRSMFELKNISKTQPTELYFGPTAPAGHENEWIKTIPGKGWFTYFRIYGPEQGAFDGSWKPADFVEVK is encoded by the coding sequence ATGCAGCGAGCGAGTCGTTGGTTGACTGTGGGAGTGGCTTTGATGGCACTGACGTTTACAGGATGTGAGAAGCCCAAGTCCGATACGACGCCTGCGCAAGATGCGGCTGGACCCTACGCGTTTGAGCGTGGGTTTGCGACTCAGGATGCGGCTACGAAAGCCTATGACGATAACGATCTGAATCGTGCGGTTGAGGCTTATAAGTTCTTCTATCCCACGGTGTCTGGTCACGCGATCTTTGTCGGCAACTTGAAGCTGGGCATTGTGCCGAACAAGGTTTTTGGCACGCTGGATACGAAGCCGAAGCATGTTGGCTACACGCTTAATTCCGATACGCCGTATGCGCCCGCGTTGATTGATCTTTCGAATGGGCCGATGGTGATTGAGCTGCCGCCAGGACCGCTGATTTGCATTGCGATGGATGTGAATCAGCTTTGGATTGCTGATCTTGGAATACCGGGGCCAGCGCATGGTCAGGGTGACAAGGTGGTGTTTTTGCCGCCGGGTTACAAGGACGCTGTGCCGGCGGGATATCGTGTGGCGAATTCGCCGTCGAACATGATGCTGGTGGGCATTCGTTCGCTGCCGGTGGGTGGCGATGTGGCGGGGGCGATTGCGCTCATCAAGACGACGAAGGTGCATCCGCTGAAGCCGACGCCGGGATGGCCTGAATTGCAGTGGCTGGACCTGACGCCGATGCCGCAGGACACGACTCCGCTGGCATGGGAAGGCAACATTCAGTACTGGCAGCAACTGTATGAGGTGATCAATTCGGAGGTTCCGAATCAGCGCTTTCACTTCTGGTATGGCCAGTTGGCGGCGTTGGGGATTGAGAAGGGCAAGCCGTTCCAGCCGGATGCGCGCATGACCTCGATTCTGGAGAAGGCAGCGAAGATTGCGAACGGGCAGATGCGTGTGGAGTCGTTCAACGACCGCAGGCCCGACCGTGTGGTGTGGCCGGACCGCAAGTGGGAATGGGCGGCGCTGCGCTATGAAGACGGCGATTTCAATACGGCGACTTACAACGACCTGGTAGCGAGGGATAAGTGGTTCTATCAGGCGATTGGCGCGTCGCATGCGATGTTCCGGCGCGACCCGATGGCGGGGTCGCTTTATTGGTTGGGTGCGCGCGACAGCGATGGCAACACGCTGGATGGCGGCAAGAGCTACAAGCTGAGTGTGCCGCAGCCGGTGCCGGGAAAACTTTTCTGGTCAGTGACGGTGTATGACACGGACACGCGCAGCCAGGTGGCGACGGATCAAGGGAAGGCGGCGCTGCGATCGATGTTTGAGTTGAAGAACATTTCAAAGACGCAGCCAACGGAACTTTACTTTGGGCCGACAGCACCGGCGGGTCATGAGAACGAGTGGATCAAAACGATTCCCGGCAAGGGATGGTTCACTTACTTCCGCATTTATGGGCCGGAGCAGGGTGCGTTTGATGGCAGTTGGAAGCCTGCGGATTTTGTTGAAGTGAAGTAG
- a CDS encoding ABC transporter permease gives MRWQRFFRRKQADLELQQEIELYLEEEIDANIARGMDKDEARRRAHLKFGSVNRVREEVWRESSFLWIEHMWGDLRYVLRKLISAPSAALTVMISLGIGIAANALVFSGVDKIALQGPPVGDPTKLMSVYPTDQHGQRAQLIYAEVYESLRGQLKSFSDLAAFTSHIQVALTGRGEPRRAWGQSVTQNYFDVTQVPMTLGRGFGSRDVYSPVIVLGYDLWRIYFNADDRVIGNTVFLSGKPFTVIGVAKPKFRGTLQMQVADFWIPLSQQASLGFLQETDSELVNVIARFAPGVDRATAQAELNSVSQRLATAFPKEMQERELRCEQAGSLPAEAWVHIAAFVAAVMGIALLVLAIAVSNVTNLLLSRAMARHREMAIRIALGGTRWQLIQPMLLESLVLSLGGGVVGVGASVLAMRALTYFHMPVDLPIDLTLNISTVVLWYAFVLSVVAGMLCGLGPALAATRPSVPNALKGESSLEKPGRRWAMRDVLVMVQIAATMVLLCTTSLYLHSLLKLTNGNTGLRMDGVRVLSIDPVHNGYKAEQVPLVLKRVLDGVMAMPQVASAAWTDSTPLSIAMKSKKFHHVGQPGDLGLDPEADVYDVGPGYFATMGIQQIEGRNFNGAGPDGPKQMIVNEAFAHRMFKDRRAVGQYLTPTVPKDASPQTPVSYEIIGVVKNSKSTMMNFEDNPPIVYEALEQNMGTSAPLLGYSLMVHYQGNGAQVANALQAEVHSVDPSLAIFHQKEMAEQIMDSLIIPRAESTIFGVFGIAGLLLATVGLYGVMSYTVERRTKEMGIRLALGATMGQIQSLIVRYGIARTVIALAIGFPMALAASKVAASLQNGITAYDAISFTLTPLFLMLVALVACWIPARRASATDPQATLRHE, from the coding sequence ATGAGATGGCAGAGATTCTTTCGGCGTAAGCAGGCTGATCTGGAATTGCAACAAGAGATCGAGCTGTATCTGGAAGAAGAGATCGACGCGAACATTGCCCGTGGCATGGACAAGGACGAAGCGCGGCGGCGTGCACACCTGAAATTCGGAAGCGTAAATCGAGTACGTGAAGAAGTTTGGCGGGAAAGTAGTTTCCTTTGGATTGAGCACATGTGGGGAGACCTGCGTTATGTGCTGAGAAAGCTCATCAGCGCGCCTTCCGCGGCACTGACCGTGATGATCTCGCTTGGAATTGGAATCGCCGCGAACGCGCTTGTCTTTTCGGGCGTGGACAAAATCGCACTGCAGGGTCCCCCGGTTGGAGACCCTACGAAGCTCATGAGTGTTTATCCAACCGATCAACATGGGCAACGTGCACAGCTGATTTACGCGGAAGTTTACGAGAGCCTGCGGGGACAACTTAAATCGTTTTCGGATCTCGCTGCCTTCACGTCACATATCCAGGTGGCCCTTACGGGCAGAGGAGAACCAAGGCGGGCGTGGGGCCAGAGCGTGACACAGAACTACTTCGATGTCACTCAAGTTCCGATGACGCTCGGCCGGGGATTTGGAAGCCGCGATGTGTATTCTCCCGTGATCGTGTTGGGCTACGACCTGTGGAGGATTTACTTCAATGCAGACGATCGAGTGATTGGCAACACGGTGTTCCTGTCTGGAAAGCCATTCACTGTGATTGGTGTAGCGAAGCCTAAATTTCGTGGAACCTTGCAAATGCAGGTTGCGGACTTCTGGATACCGCTGAGCCAGCAAGCGAGCCTGGGATTTCTTCAAGAAACGGATAGCGAGCTAGTCAATGTTATTGCCCGATTCGCTCCGGGAGTGGACCGAGCAACGGCGCAGGCGGAATTGAATTCTGTGTCGCAGCGCCTTGCGACTGCGTTTCCGAAGGAGATGCAGGAACGAGAGCTGCGATGTGAGCAAGCAGGTAGCTTACCCGCTGAGGCGTGGGTGCACATCGCTGCCTTCGTGGCGGCAGTTATGGGGATCGCCCTGCTTGTATTGGCGATTGCAGTCTCCAACGTTACGAATCTGCTGTTGTCACGAGCGATGGCGAGGCATAGGGAGATGGCCATACGCATTGCTTTGGGTGGGACGCGGTGGCAACTCATACAGCCAATGCTGCTCGAGAGCCTGGTCTTGTCCCTTGGCGGTGGTGTGGTCGGCGTTGGTGCAAGTGTGCTGGCGATGCGCGCGCTTACGTACTTTCACATGCCAGTCGATCTGCCGATTGACCTCACCCTGAACATATCCACGGTGGTGCTTTGGTACGCGTTTGTGTTGAGCGTAGTGGCCGGGATGCTATGCGGACTAGGCCCGGCGCTTGCGGCAACACGACCATCGGTTCCAAATGCATTGAAAGGTGAAAGCAGTTTGGAGAAACCGGGACGTCGCTGGGCCATGCGCGATGTGCTTGTGATGGTGCAGATCGCTGCAACCATGGTTTTGCTGTGTACGACATCGCTTTATCTTCATAGCTTGCTCAAGCTGACCAATGGCAATACTGGACTTCGTATGGATGGAGTCCGCGTGCTTTCCATCGATCCAGTCCACAACGGATACAAAGCGGAGCAGGTCCCGCTGGTTCTGAAACGTGTGTTGGACGGTGTGATGGCGATGCCTCAAGTTGCATCGGCTGCGTGGACAGACTCCACGCCTCTTTCGATCGCCATGAAGTCGAAGAAGTTTCATCACGTGGGACAACCTGGAGACCTTGGGCTTGACCCTGAAGCGGATGTTTACGATGTTGGACCGGGATACTTCGCCACCATGGGTATCCAGCAGATAGAGGGCAGGAACTTCAACGGCGCAGGGCCGGATGGCCCTAAACAGATGATCGTGAATGAAGCATTCGCCCACCGGATGTTTAAGGATCGCCGTGCGGTAGGTCAGTATTTGACGCCGACGGTACCGAAGGATGCGAGCCCACAAACGCCTGTCAGCTACGAGATCATCGGTGTCGTGAAAAACAGCAAGTCGACGATGATGAATTTCGAAGACAACCCACCCATTGTGTATGAAGCCCTGGAGCAGAATATGGGCACTTCGGCGCCGCTGCTTGGATATTCTCTGATGGTTCACTACCAGGGAAACGGAGCCCAAGTGGCTAACGCGCTCCAGGCGGAAGTGCACTCCGTCGACCCATCGCTTGCCATCTTCCATCAAAAAGAGATGGCGGAACAGATCATGGATTCGTTGATCATTCCACGAGCGGAGTCGACCATCTTCGGAGTATTCGGTATTGCTGGTCTGTTGCTCGCTACTGTGGGGCTCTACGGTGTGATGAGCTATACCGTTGAGCGTCGGACGAAGGAAATGGGAATTCGTCTGGCACTTGGCGCAACTATGGGCCAGATACAGAGCTTGATCGTTCGTTATGGGATAGCGCGTACGGTCATCGCATTGGCGATCGGCTTTCCGATGGCTCTCGCCGCATCGAAGGTCGCTGCGAGTTTGCAGAATGGGATAACGGCCTATGACGCCATATCTTTCACATTGACGCCACTATTTCTTATGTTGGTGGCGTTGGTCGCTTGTTGGATTCCGGCTCGGCGTGCGTCCGCGACGGACCCACAAGCCACACTGCGTCATGAGTGA
- a CDS encoding ADOP family duplicated permease → MSFFRDLKVAARSLARVPALWITVALTLALGIGANAAIFSVVRAVLLRPLANNDEARLLYLRQSAPGLGQDNATFSVPEIKDIGTGLKSIKELGTFSEVDFTVVGLGTPREIPAGVVDGNYFDVMGLHPVLGRLLTPADDGQNAAGAIVLTYHFWRASLHSDPTVIGKTVRLEGPTGARSATVVGVLEPSVPYPVSTEIIANLVTSPHHLSATMVTGREHRMTEVFARLSPNATLDNARAELRTAYGAMVSAHPEVYKAEDHYQIDVTRMHDQINSRANTILWILFAASGLLFVIASSNVANLVLARTVRRESELAIRSALGASHAALRRSLLAESLILCGSGAIAAVALAIPMVAVLGRYASRFSVRANDLTLDFSMVWFGIALALAAAVFLAFIPRLPSADSPQGGLTGRGARIAGGSSRRLRIFAVTQIAASFLLLGGACVLMKTLFVLEQTRPPYDSANVLAVNLPLMSFGKTPLQVDEFYREVQRRVSALPGVEHVSSGFGTPWRDDRGLGISFQFAAEGAKRDNGEDFRAKFRVVSPGFFDTFGVPLKEGRDFKDSDRDGSERVVIISQSLAKMLYPGQDALNRTVRWTDGVIKFVGISPEPRRIIAVVPDFDDENIIPAPAMTIYEPVEQEQGWTGRLFVRTKQDAYSVVPAITQIVHDLSADQPVEKASTLGDVRAEVLTPDRLNAIVFGGFAAVALLISVVGVAGVLAFSVSSRTREFGIRMAMGALPRNILTNVLAEGLTMAGIGVAAGVVIGFALTRIVARYVTAIHQPGSLAFVASAIAILAAAIIASAIPAARAAKVDAAEALRSE, encoded by the coding sequence ATGTCGTTTTTCCGCGATCTGAAAGTTGCCGCACGTTCCCTGGCGCGTGTTCCTGCGCTATGGATTACAGTCGCCCTCACGTTGGCATTGGGCATCGGCGCCAACGCTGCGATCTTCAGCGTCGTGCGTGCTGTGCTGCTTCGTCCGCTGGCGAATAACGATGAGGCCCGACTGCTGTATCTCCGCCAGAGCGCCCCGGGCCTCGGCCAGGACAACGCAACGTTCTCGGTCCCTGAAATCAAAGACATCGGCACCGGTCTGAAGTCCATTAAGGAGCTGGGCACATTCTCCGAGGTCGATTTCACGGTCGTTGGCCTCGGCACGCCACGAGAAATTCCGGCAGGCGTAGTGGATGGAAACTACTTCGATGTCATGGGTCTGCACCCCGTGCTCGGACGTCTTCTCACTCCCGCCGATGACGGCCAGAATGCCGCCGGAGCCATCGTGCTCACCTATCACTTCTGGAGAGCATCGCTGCACTCCGATCCCACCGTGATCGGAAAAACTGTCCGATTGGAAGGCCCCACCGGCGCACGATCCGCGACCGTGGTCGGCGTGCTGGAGCCATCCGTCCCCTATCCCGTGTCGACTGAAATCATCGCCAACCTCGTCACCAGCCCGCATCACCTCTCCGCTACCATGGTCACGGGCCGCGAGCATCGCATGACCGAGGTCTTCGCGCGCCTCTCCCCCAACGCCACGCTGGACAACGCACGCGCAGAACTGCGAACCGCATACGGCGCAATGGTGTCCGCACATCCTGAGGTCTACAAGGCGGAAGACCACTACCAGATCGACGTAACGCGCATGCACGATCAGATCAATTCGCGCGCCAATACCATCTTGTGGATACTCTTCGCGGCTTCGGGTCTGCTCTTCGTCATCGCAAGCTCAAACGTCGCCAATCTTGTGCTCGCACGAACGGTGCGCCGCGAATCAGAACTCGCAATACGCTCGGCACTGGGTGCGAGCCATGCTGCACTGCGCCGCTCTCTGTTGGCCGAAAGCCTCATCCTCTGCGGCAGCGGGGCAATCGCGGCAGTCGCCCTCGCTATACCAATGGTCGCCGTACTCGGTCGTTATGCATCGCGCTTCTCCGTCCGCGCCAATGACCTCACACTCGATTTCAGCATGGTGTGGTTCGGCATTGCGCTCGCGTTGGCAGCGGCGGTCTTTCTCGCATTCATTCCACGCCTCCCATCAGCAGACTCACCACAAGGTGGCCTCACCGGTCGTGGAGCACGCATCGCTGGAGGCAGCAGTCGTCGCCTCCGCATCTTCGCAGTAACGCAGATCGCAGCCTCCTTCCTGTTGCTTGGCGGAGCATGCGTGCTCATGAAAACTCTCTTCGTGCTGGAGCAGACGCGCCCGCCCTACGATTCGGCCAACGTTCTCGCAGTGAATCTTCCACTTATGTCGTTCGGAAAAACACCTCTGCAGGTGGATGAGTTCTATCGCGAAGTGCAACGTCGTGTGAGCGCGCTGCCTGGCGTCGAGCACGTGTCATCAGGCTTCGGCACACCCTGGCGCGACGATCGTGGCCTCGGCATCAGCTTTCAATTCGCTGCAGAAGGCGCCAAGCGCGACAACGGCGAAGACTTCCGCGCAAAGTTCCGAGTCGTGTCGCCGGGATTCTTCGATACCTTCGGTGTACCGCTGAAGGAAGGTCGCGACTTTAAAGACAGCGACCGCGACGGCTCCGAACGTGTCGTCATCATCAGCCAGAGCCTCGCCAAAATGCTTTACCCCGGACAGGACGCGCTCAACCGTACCGTGCGCTGGACAGACGGCGTCATCAAGTTTGTTGGCATCAGCCCTGAGCCAAGGCGAATCATCGCCGTGGTGCCCGACTTCGACGACGAAAACATCATCCCCGCACCGGCCATGACGATCTATGAGCCCGTCGAACAGGAACAAGGATGGACAGGCCGTCTCTTCGTACGCACCAAGCAGGACGCGTATTCCGTGGTCCCCGCCATCACACAAATCGTTCATGATCTATCGGCAGATCAGCCCGTTGAAAAGGCCAGCACACTCGGAGACGTGCGCGCAGAAGTGCTCACACCCGATCGCCTCAACGCGATTGTCTTCGGCGGATTCGCCGCCGTGGCCCTCTTAATCTCCGTGGTGGGCGTAGCAGGCGTTCTCGCATTCTCTGTCAGCAGCCGCACGCGCGAGTTCGGAATCCGCATGGCAATGGGCGCTCTACCGCGCAACATTCTCACCAACGTTCTGGCGGAAGGCCTCACGATGGCCGGCATCGGTGTGGCCGCAGGCGTGGTGATAGGTTTTGCACTCACACGCATCGTCGCCAGATACGTTACAGCGATCCATCAGCCTGGCTCACTCGCATTCGTCGCATCCGCCATAGCCATTCTCGCCGCAGCCATCATCGCATCCGCCATTCCCGCGGCACGTGCCGCAAAAGTCGACGCCGCGGAAGCACTACGTTCCGAATAA
- a CDS encoding DinB family protein produces MKIKRLVPIASVLVLLLAFAVPGMKAQSASGIQSAYASDAGKLSDKFTGIARVMADKYDWKPGPGVRSMGEVLNLIVVENGMLTRVLTGASGAASKPAPITDPTKLQDALKSSYADLQSAIRGLSDSDLKSSVKLFGRDMTKQDAVMLLIADQHEHLGQSIAYARVNGVVPPWSK; encoded by the coding sequence TTGAAGATCAAGCGCCTTGTCCCTATCGCGTCTGTACTAGTCCTTCTTCTCGCATTCGCCGTGCCGGGGATGAAGGCACAATCCGCTTCTGGCATTCAGAGCGCTTATGCGTCGGATGCGGGCAAGCTCTCTGACAAGTTCACCGGAATTGCTCGAGTCATGGCTGACAAATATGACTGGAAGCCCGGCCCCGGAGTGCGTTCCATGGGAGAGGTGCTGAATCTGATCGTGGTTGAAAACGGGATGTTGACGCGGGTTCTCACCGGCGCTTCTGGAGCTGCATCCAAACCCGCTCCGATCACCGATCCGACCAAACTGCAGGATGCGCTGAAGTCCTCTTACGCAGATTTGCAAAGTGCTATTCGCGGGCTTTCCGATAGCGATCTGAAGTCTTCGGTCAAACTGTTTGGACGAGATATGACCAAACAGGATGCGGTGATGCTACTGATTGCGGATCAGCATGAGCATCTGGGCCAGTCCATCGCTTATGCCCGCGTCAATGGTGTGGTTCCTCCCTGGTCCAAGTAA